From Microcebus murinus isolate Inina chromosome 13, M.murinus_Inina_mat1.0, whole genome shotgun sequence, the proteins below share one genomic window:
- the UBL3 gene encoding ubiquitin-like protein 3 produces MSSNVPADMINLRLILVSGKTKEFLFSPNDSASDIAKHVYDNWPMDWEEEQVSSPNILRLIYQGRFLHGNVTLGALKLPFGKTTVMHLVARETLPEPNSQGQRNREKTGESNCCVIL; encoded by the exons atAAATTTGCGCCTCATCTTGGtaagtggaaaaacaaaagagTTCCTGTTTTCTCCTAATGATTCTGCTTCTGACATTGCAAAGCATGTGTATGACAATTGGCCGATGG ACTGGGAAGAAGAACAGGTCAGCAGTCCAAATATTCTAAGACTTATTTATCAAGGACGATTTCTACATGGAAATGTCACACTAGGAG CATTAAAACTTCCTTTTGGCAAAACAACAGTGATGCATTTGGTGGCCAGGGAGACATTGCCAGAGCCAAACTCTCAAG GTCAGAGGAATCGTGAAAAGACTGGAGAGAGTAATTGTTGTGTAATCCTGTAA